A stretch of Acipenser ruthenus chromosome 1, fAciRut3.2 maternal haplotype, whole genome shotgun sequence DNA encodes these proteins:
- the LOC117403600 gene encoding uncharacterized protein LOC117403600 isoform X1, which translates to MALQFYFLCAVPYHQLFQPAKARFKEKRKSRSMEAITSHSSCEEVREALLKSGFSETTADLFYENEVDGMSILNIKDQDLFLMLPNKIGLVRKLIVMIDERKAQVAALPSSSVVKLESPSSSSLSENELEQEQVPEQGHVQEHERHDTADPNYSDRIKTLLENGRIIEDFDKFIEETAYYVLSHGDITSRRRYAEFGRHMYEQFPCIGFSGQQPWSFFCKKLSQKIRNLRWKRKKGLNGYPDFTSKKTRTELHSTVREIHMTLKQCTKLIADELRKPNVQQNRTLLKHLQKISYKDRRQDIAQAEEGAVQDILKKYPLLSDMEYIHLEFQMLVKVGDPAASWTALLVNLEKAMSMERNSEEGSYVEYEEVHALQLIVQLQSKLKTRSKGKKLPPAISAPTVQLSGDSNNPPRLLVIHHQDPARPLSGFVITDRIYICKENTLLGILYDLLGCYYAWNLSFPVQYQVLGFLQSYLLKDGRKPFFKSSAYIKFQKTFESVCDESSEEYVLTKVG; encoded by the exons AAGTATGGAGGCTATTACCAGTCACAGCAGCTGCGAAGAAGTCAGAGAAGCGCTGCTGAAGTCCGGCTTCTCTGAAACAACTGCAGACTTGTTTTATG AGAATGAAGTTGATGGGATGTCGATTTTAAACATCAAAGACCAGGATTTGTTCCTTATGCTGCCCAACAAGATCGGCTTGGTTAGGAAACTGATTGTAATGATAGATGAGCGCAAAGCACAGGTAGCAGCCCTGCCGTCGTCTTCAGTG GTTAAATTAGAGtcgccatcatcatcatcattgtcagaaAATGAACTGGAACAAGAGCAAGTGCCAGAGCAAGGCCACGTTCAAGAACACGAGCGCCACGATACTGCTGATCCAAACTATTCAGATCGCATTAAGACTCTACTGGAAAATGGAAGAATAATTGAAGATTTTGACAAATTCATTGAAGAAACTGCGTACTATGTGTTATCTCATGGAGATATAACAAGTCGAAGACGTTATGCTGAATTTGGCAGACACATGTATGAACAATTTCCATGCATAGGCTTCAGTGGTCAGCAACCCTGG TCCTTTTTTTGCAAAAAACTATCACAAAAAATACGGAATCTAAGAtggaaaagaaagaaaggttTAAACGGTTATCCAGATTTTACCAGCAAAAAAACACGCACAGAACTCCACTCAACAGTAAGAG AAATCCACATGACTTTGAAACAATGCACAAAGCTTATTGCTGACGAACTGAGGAAGCCAAATGTGCAGCAGAATAGGACCCTGCTCAAACACCTTCAGAAGATCTCGTACAAAGACAGACGGCAGGACATTGCTCAGGCTGAAGAGGGAGCTGTCCAGGACATTCTTAAGAAGTATCCCTTATTGAGTGACATGGAGTAT atCCATTTAGAATTTCAAATGCTTGTAAAAGTTGGTGACCCAGCAGCATCATGGACTGCTCTTCTTGTAAACCTGGAGAAGGCCATGTCAATGGAGAGAAACAGTGAG GAGGGGAGTTACGTGGAGTACGAGGAAGTGCATGCTCTCCAGCTTATTGTGCAGCTGCAGAGTAAACTGAAGACAAGAAGTAAAGGAAAGAAACTACCCCCAGCAATATCG GCACCCACAGTTCAGCTGTCAGGTGACTCCAATAATCCACCCCGACTCCTTGTGATCCATCACCAAGACCCAGCGAGACCCCTGAGTGGATTTGTAATTACAGACAGGATTTATATTTGTAAAGAGAACACCCTGCTGGGCATCTTGTACGACCTCTTGGGCTGCTACTACGCCTGGAACCTCAGTTTCCCTGTGCAATACCAAGTGCTGGGGTTTCTTCAGAGCTACCTTCTTAAAGACGGAAGAAAACCCTTTTTCAAATCCTCAGCGTATATAAAGTTTCAGAAGACATTCGAAAGTGTTTGTGACGAGTCCAGTGAGGAGTATGTGCTCACCAAAGTTGGATGA
- the LOC117403600 gene encoding uncharacterized protein LOC117403600 isoform X2, whose protein sequence is MEAITSHSSCEEVREALLKSGFSETTADLFYENEVDGMSILNIKDQDLFLMLPNKIGLVRKLIVMIDERKAQVAALPSSSVVKLESPSSSSLSENELEQEQVPEQGHVQEHERHDTADPNYSDRIKTLLENGRIIEDFDKFIEETAYYVLSHGDITSRRRYAEFGRHMYEQFPCIGFSGQQPWSFFCKKLSQKIRNLRWKRKKGLNGYPDFTSKKTRTELHSTVREIHMTLKQCTKLIADELRKPNVQQNRTLLKHLQKISYKDRRQDIAQAEEGAVQDILKKYPLLSDMEYIHLEFQMLVKVGDPAASWTALLVNLEKAMSMERNSEEGSYVEYEEVHALQLIVQLQSKLKTRSKGKKLPPAISVTDAPTVQLSGDSNNPPRLLVIHHQDPARPLSGFVITDRIYICKENTLLGILYDLLGCYYAWNLSFPVQYQVLGFLQSYLLKDGRKPFFKSSAYIKFQKTFESVCDESSEEYVLTKVG, encoded by the exons ATGGAGGCTATTACCAGTCACAGCAGCTGCGAAGAAGTCAGAGAAGCGCTGCTGAAGTCCGGCTTCTCTGAAACAACTGCAGACTTGTTTTATG AGAATGAAGTTGATGGGATGTCGATTTTAAACATCAAAGACCAGGATTTGTTCCTTATGCTGCCCAACAAGATCGGCTTGGTTAGGAAACTGATTGTAATGATAGATGAGCGCAAAGCACAGGTAGCAGCCCTGCCGTCGTCTTCAGTG GTTAAATTAGAGtcgccatcatcatcatcattgtcagaaAATGAACTGGAACAAGAGCAAGTGCCAGAGCAAGGCCACGTTCAAGAACACGAGCGCCACGATACTGCTGATCCAAACTATTCAGATCGCATTAAGACTCTACTGGAAAATGGAAGAATAATTGAAGATTTTGACAAATTCATTGAAGAAACTGCGTACTATGTGTTATCTCATGGAGATATAACAAGTCGAAGACGTTATGCTGAATTTGGCAGACACATGTATGAACAATTTCCATGCATAGGCTTCAGTGGTCAGCAACCCTGG TCCTTTTTTTGCAAAAAACTATCACAAAAAATACGGAATCTAAGAtggaaaagaaagaaaggttTAAACGGTTATCCAGATTTTACCAGCAAAAAAACACGCACAGAACTCCACTCAACAGTAAGAG AAATCCACATGACTTTGAAACAATGCACAAAGCTTATTGCTGACGAACTGAGGAAGCCAAATGTGCAGCAGAATAGGACCCTGCTCAAACACCTTCAGAAGATCTCGTACAAAGACAGACGGCAGGACATTGCTCAGGCTGAAGAGGGAGCTGTCCAGGACATTCTTAAGAAGTATCCCTTATTGAGTGACATGGAGTAT atCCATTTAGAATTTCAAATGCTTGTAAAAGTTGGTGACCCAGCAGCATCATGGACTGCTCTTCTTGTAAACCTGGAGAAGGCCATGTCAATGGAGAGAAACAGTGAG GAGGGGAGTTACGTGGAGTACGAGGAAGTGCATGCTCTCCAGCTTATTGTGCAGCTGCAGAGTAAACTGAAGACAAGAAGTAAAGGAAAGAAACTACCCCCAGCAATATCGGTAACTGAT GCACCCACAGTTCAGCTGTCAGGTGACTCCAATAATCCACCCCGACTCCTTGTGATCCATCACCAAGACCCAGCGAGACCCCTGAGTGGATTTGTAATTACAGACAGGATTTATATTTGTAAAGAGAACACCCTGCTGGGCATCTTGTACGACCTCTTGGGCTGCTACTACGCCTGGAACCTCAGTTTCCCTGTGCAATACCAAGTGCTGGGGTTTCTTCAGAGCTACCTTCTTAAAGACGGAAGAAAACCCTTTTTCAAATCCTCAGCGTATATAAAGTTTCAGAAGACATTCGAAAGTGTTTGTGACGAGTCCAGTGAGGAGTATGTGCTCACCAAAGTTGGATGA